One stretch of Pandoraea oxalativorans DNA includes these proteins:
- a CDS encoding OsmC family protein has protein sequence MASGEHEYRVNVEWTGNQGSGTSGYRAYGRNHEIRVDGKPTIPGSADPAFRGDAARWNPEDLLVASASACHKLWYLHLCAEAGIVVERYEDNAVGTMLDTPTEGRFTRIVLRPHVTIRAGGDVALAEHLHHAAHEKCYIANSVNFPIDCEPVIETVEI, from the coding sequence ATGGCATCAGGCGAACACGAGTACCGCGTCAACGTGGAATGGACCGGCAATCAGGGCAGCGGCACGTCGGGCTATCGCGCGTACGGGCGCAATCACGAGATTCGCGTCGACGGCAAACCCACGATCCCCGGTTCGGCGGATCCGGCCTTTCGCGGCGATGCGGCTCGCTGGAATCCGGAAGATTTGCTGGTCGCGTCGGCAAGCGCCTGCCACAAGCTTTGGTACCTGCATCTGTGCGCCGAGGCCGGGATCGTCGTCGAACGGTATGAGGACAACGCCGTTGGCACGATGCTCGACACACCCACCGAAGGCCGCTTCACCCGCATCGTCTTGCGTCCGCACGTGACGATTCGTGCAGGTGGCGACGTCGCGCTCGCCGAACATCTGCATCACGCCGCGCACGAGAAGTGCTACATCGCCAACTCGGTCAATTTCCCGATCGATTGCGAACCGGTCATCGAGACAGTCGAGATTTGA
- a CDS encoding DUF72 domain-containing protein, which produces MGNVYVGTASWTDKSLIACKRFYPPGHTSAEARLRFYASQFPMVEVDSSYYAMPSGSNARLWVERTPDAFVFNIKAFRLLTGHQTPRIAFPKDLQSALPPGPRANVYYKDLPNELIDEIWRRYLEAIEPLREAGKLGLVHFQFPPWLTGDQSSREHVEACARRMTGYGIAAEFRHRGWFDGERCDKTLAWLREMGWVNTTVDEPQGFTNSVPQVWETTSPLAAVVRLHGRNQQTWNVRDSTTASDRFNYEYREAELAALVDPIRVIAKVVARVYVVFNNNYEDQGQRNAMTLMTLLDA; this is translated from the coding sequence ATGGGCAATGTCTATGTCGGCACAGCGTCGTGGACGGACAAATCGCTGATTGCCTGCAAGCGGTTTTATCCGCCGGGGCACACGTCGGCCGAAGCGCGTCTGCGCTTCTACGCCAGTCAGTTTCCGATGGTCGAAGTCGATAGCAGTTACTACGCGATGCCCTCGGGATCCAATGCGCGGCTGTGGGTCGAGCGCACCCCGGATGCGTTCGTCTTCAATATCAAGGCATTCCGTCTGCTCACCGGCCACCAGACCCCGCGCATCGCTTTTCCCAAGGATCTTCAGTCGGCGCTGCCGCCGGGGCCGCGCGCGAACGTCTACTACAAAGACCTGCCGAACGAGCTGATCGACGAGATCTGGCGGCGCTATCTGGAGGCCATCGAGCCGTTACGCGAGGCAGGAAAGCTTGGTCTGGTGCACTTCCAGTTTCCGCCGTGGCTGACGGGCGACCAATCCAGCCGCGAGCATGTCGAAGCCTGCGCACGACGCATGACCGGGTACGGCATCGCCGCCGAGTTCCGGCATCGCGGATGGTTCGACGGCGAGCGTTGCGACAAGACGCTGGCGTGGTTACGCGAGATGGGCTGGGTCAACACGACGGTGGACGAGCCGCAGGGCTTCACGAACAGCGTCCCGCAAGTCTGGGAGACGACGTCGCCGCTCGCGGCGGTCGTGCGTCTGCACGGACGCAATCAGCAGACGTGGAACGTGCGCGACAGCACGACGGCGTCCGACCGTTTCAACTACGAGTATCGCGAAGCGGAGCTGGCGGCGCTGGTCGATCCGATCCGCGTCATCGCCAAAGTCGTTGCGCGCGTGTACGTCGTGTTCAACAACAACTACGAGGATCAGGGGCAGCGCAATGCCATGACCCTCATGACGTTGCTGGACGCATGA
- a CDS encoding flavin reductase family protein: protein MTERLPVELPKAYRLLNHGPTVLVGSAHDGRRNVMAAAWSMPLDFSPPKVAVVIDRNTLTRELVEASGEFSLNVPARAIARETLAVGSVSGRDADKFAEGTGVTAFTGSHIAAPLIDGCLAWLECRVIPEPHNQDRYDLFLGEVVAAWADPRAFRDGHWQFEPGTSRSLHYIAGGNFFETGEAFEVKPGT from the coding sequence ATGACCGAACGTCTGCCTGTCGAACTTCCCAAAGCCTACCGTCTGCTCAACCACGGCCCGACCGTCCTCGTGGGAAGCGCGCACGACGGGCGTCGTAACGTCATGGCCGCCGCGTGGTCGATGCCGCTGGACTTCTCGCCGCCGAAGGTCGCCGTCGTCATCGACCGCAATACCCTCACGCGCGAGCTGGTCGAAGCCTCGGGCGAGTTCTCGCTGAACGTGCCCGCACGCGCAATCGCGCGTGAAACGCTGGCCGTCGGCTCGGTGTCCGGACGCGACGCCGACAAGTTCGCCGAGGGCACCGGCGTGACAGCCTTCACCGGATCGCACATCGCCGCGCCACTCATCGACGGCTGCCTCGCCTGGCTCGAATGCCGTGTGATTCCCGAGCCGCACAACCAGGATCGCTACGACCTTTTCCTCGGTGAGGTCGTTGCGGCCTGGGCCGATCCACGCGCGTTTCGTGACGGACACTGGCAGTTCGAGCCCGGCACGTCGCGCAGTCTGCATTACATCGCCGGTGGCAACTTCTTCGAGACCGGCGAAGCCTTCGAAGTCAAACCCGGCACCTAG
- a CDS encoding GGDEF domain-containing protein: MLAAAPGASLACAMRFEHHESFEPFVQLPNSRPEASPSTALLSSTRRALPTRRDVTASGHNPSDANDLNDARARLLRSAGSQPGRPPGVGLDEAERLAALRRYEILDTPPEPAFDRIVRLASHVLGAPISLVSLIDESRQWFKARRGIDASQTPRSMAFCAHAILSDDVLVVPDARADRRFADNPLVTGDPNIRFYAGAPLRTPEGHRLGTLCVIDRRPRDLDDEKRGLLADLSALVVDELELRRVNRVLGDMAMRDGLTGLLNRRAFLMQADRLFALARAQQRRLSVLMLDIDHFKGINDTWGHAIGDRVIVELTLVLRAGLRKSTVIGRLGGEEFAVLLPEADAQRALQAAERMLVAINGASVPGPNGSAPVRFSASIGVASLGPDDADFGTLLQRADRALYSAKQSGRNRVAVL, translated from the coding sequence TTGCTGGCCGCCGCGCCCGGCGCGTCGCTCGCCTGCGCAATGCGCTTCGAGCATCACGAGTCGTTCGAACCTTTCGTGCAGTTGCCGAATTCGCGGCCCGAAGCCTCTCCGTCAACGGCACTGCTGTCGTCCACCCGCCGGGCCCTGCCCACCCGTCGCGACGTGACCGCATCCGGCCACAATCCATCCGACGCTAACGATCTCAACGACGCCCGCGCCCGTCTCCTGCGCTCTGCAGGCTCGCAGCCCGGACGCCCCCCCGGTGTGGGCCTCGACGAGGCAGAGCGCCTCGCCGCGCTGCGTCGTTACGAGATTCTCGACACACCGCCCGAACCCGCCTTCGACCGTATCGTGCGGCTCGCCTCGCACGTGCTGGGCGCGCCGATCTCGCTCGTCTCCCTGATCGACGAATCGCGCCAGTGGTTCAAGGCGCGCCGCGGCATCGATGCCTCGCAAACGCCGCGCTCGATGGCTTTCTGCGCGCACGCCATTCTCAGCGACGACGTGCTTGTCGTGCCCGATGCGCGCGCCGACCGGCGCTTCGCCGACAATCCGCTCGTGACCGGCGACCCGAACATCCGCTTCTACGCGGGCGCGCCGCTGCGCACGCCCGAAGGGCACCGGCTGGGCACGCTGTGCGTGATCGACCGCCGTCCCCGCGATCTCGACGACGAGAAACGCGGCCTGCTGGCGGACCTGTCCGCGCTTGTCGTGGACGAACTCGAACTGCGCCGCGTGAACCGGGTGCTCGGCGACATGGCGATGCGCGACGGCCTGACCGGCCTGCTCAACCGCCGGGCTTTCCTCATGCAGGCCGACCGGCTGTTCGCGCTCGCCCGCGCGCAACAACGCCGCCTGTCGGTGCTGATGCTCGACATCGACCACTTCAAGGGGATCAACGACACCTGGGGGCATGCCATCGGCGATCGCGTGATTGTCGAGTTGACGCTGGTGTTGCGGGCTGGGCTGCGCAAGAGTACTGTGATCGGCCGCCTGGGCGGCGAGGAGTTCGCCGTGCTGCTGCCCGAGGCGGATGCGCAACGTGCCTTGCAGGCGGCGGAGCGCATGCTCGTCGCGATCAACGGTGCGAGCGTACCGGGTCCGAACGGGAGCGCGCCGGTGCGCTTTTCCGCCAGTATCGGGGTCGCCAGCCTCGGCCCGGACGACGCCGATTTCGGCACCCTGTTGCAACGTGCCGACCGCGCGCTTTATTCGGCCAAGCAGAGCGGCCGCAATCGCGTGGCCGTGCTGTGA
- a CDS encoding TMEM175 family protein gives MGKSRLEAFSDGVIAIIITIMVLEMKAPHGSELADLLPVAPTFLTYILSYVYVGLYWNNHHHLFQVVQKVSGGVLWANLHLLFWLSLIPFVTHWLGENHFTAWPTALYGVVLCMAAIAHYILSRTLLAVHDGGNKKLADALGRDYKGKLSVVVYAVAIGLAFVLPAVSLALYALMAAVWLIPDRRIEHVIEK, from the coding sequence ATGGGTAAAAGCCGACTCGAAGCATTCAGCGATGGCGTAATCGCCATTATCATCACGATCATGGTGCTGGAGATGAAAGCGCCGCACGGCAGCGAACTGGCGGACCTGCTGCCGGTCGCGCCGACGTTTCTCACTTACATCCTCAGCTATGTCTATGTCGGCCTTTACTGGAACAACCATCACCACCTTTTCCAGGTGGTCCAGAAGGTGTCCGGCGGGGTCCTGTGGGCCAACCTGCACCTGCTGTTCTGGCTATCGCTGATCCCGTTCGTCACCCATTGGCTCGGCGAGAACCATTTCACCGCGTGGCCGACAGCGCTCTACGGTGTGGTGCTGTGCATGGCCGCCATTGCCCACTACATTCTGTCGCGAACGCTGCTGGCCGTGCACGATGGCGGCAACAAGAAGCTGGCCGACGCCCTGGGGCGCGACTACAAGGGCAAGCTCTCGGTGGTGGTCTACGCGGTGGCCATCGGGCTGGCGTTCGTGCTGCCGGCGGTCTCGCTGGCGCTGTACGCGCTCATGGCCGCCGTGTGGCTGATTCCGGACCGCCGCATCGAACACGTGATCGAAAAGTGA
- a CDS encoding RNA-binding S4 domain-containing protein: MQNVTFELTGEFVALNDLLKLTGVVDSGGAGKVMVANGAVSVDGQIETRKTCKIRAGQTVAVDGVRIRVKAA, from the coding sequence ATGCAAAACGTAACTTTTGAACTGACAGGCGAATTCGTCGCCCTGAACGACCTGCTTAAACTCACCGGCGTCGTCGATTCCGGCGGCGCGGGCAAAGTCATGGTGGCCAACGGCGCGGTCAGCGTCGACGGTCAGATCGAGACTCGCAAGACCTGCAAGATCCGTGCAGGTCAGACGGTCGCTGTCGATGGCGTGCGTATCCGGGTGAAGGCCGCCTGA
- a CDS encoding sensor domain-containing protein, with the protein MVVPGSPSATGATPAPGREALLEALDRSLGTLTLTPDGLIADVNDKFLGVFGYTRDQLIGKPHATLCDPADPTCGDSLAQVLTTLRSHTDHVRRLRHDGSTVWLEATYNPIFDDVGKLAFVIKLAVDVTARVARQAADDARLHLLSLGVDETDNAVLITDAESRVCYVNAGFTRMLGYAASEVVGQSVHVSSSDSTMDEFASGAAAVEVKQALSGCLVSARDGRSCHCEVLVRTAQRQPLWVSVVTNPILDAHGKLVNAVVLFTDITQSKIQEVLQHKALAAMVRDAPLVEVLTLVCRELEQIAPEVMASVVRVDADGKLRPQAGPSLPAQYHQSIDGIAIGPTVGTCGTAAFLARPVIVTDIANDPRWADYRQMATEFGLAASWAMPIIANDGRVLGVLAFYYRTARGPDALHERLVDVCVHLCKLAFERDESRTRIRQLAFSDSLTGLPNRSMLGVLAAQAIASASELNTRMAVIFIDLDRFKQVNDSLGHQAGDVLLRTIAQRLRRSLRGADIVARLSGDEFVAVLTECDPERLDIAIERMRTALTAPCQVDGVTLVPSGSFGISLYPNHGREFDILLQRADMAMYQAKMTSPGSVRFYHEDMNVHAQERLELETAMRDALRLGKLQLFYQPQINLLDESVYGAEALSRWTHPQYGEVPPSRFIALAEECGLIGELGTWTLRESCRQLADWRRRGVGIGNVSVNLSPTNFHDHDLPHTIAEALADHELPPSCLAIEITESVLMDHNPSTLRIIEEVHNLGVRLSMDDFGTGYSSLGYLRRLPVSELKLDRSFVHDIARDETVRALTNAIISIGRNLHLTVVAEGVEDEAQRDLLVAQGYRVAQGYLFSPALRADDLERWLERWSAQRRSPDPVQS; encoded by the coding sequence ATGGTCGTGCCCGGTTCACCGTCCGCCACAGGCGCCACACCGGCACCGGGGCGCGAAGCGCTGCTCGAGGCTCTCGACCGGTCGTTGGGCACGCTTACGCTCACGCCGGACGGCCTCATCGCCGACGTCAACGACAAGTTCCTCGGTGTCTTCGGGTACACACGCGATCAACTGATCGGCAAGCCGCACGCCACGCTGTGCGACCCGGCCGACCCGACGTGCGGCGATTCCCTCGCGCAGGTGCTCACGACATTGCGCTCGCACACCGATCACGTCCGCCGCCTTCGCCACGACGGCAGCACCGTCTGGCTCGAAGCCACCTACAACCCCATCTTCGACGACGTCGGCAAGCTCGCTTTCGTGATCAAGCTGGCCGTCGACGTGACGGCCCGCGTGGCGCGTCAGGCCGCCGACGACGCGCGTCTGCATCTGCTGTCGCTGGGCGTCGACGAAACGGACAACGCTGTCCTCATCACCGACGCCGAGAGCCGCGTCTGTTACGTGAATGCCGGCTTCACACGCATGCTCGGTTACGCAGCGAGCGAGGTCGTCGGCCAGTCGGTGCACGTGTCGTCCAGCGACAGCACGATGGACGAATTCGCGAGCGGCGCCGCGGCGGTGGAGGTCAAACAGGCCCTCTCCGGGTGCCTCGTCTCCGCGCGGGACGGCCGCAGTTGCCATTGCGAAGTGCTGGTCCGCACCGCGCAGCGTCAACCGCTGTGGGTCTCCGTCGTGACGAACCCGATTCTCGACGCCCACGGCAAGCTCGTGAACGCGGTGGTGCTGTTCACGGACATCACGCAATCGAAGATTCAGGAAGTGTTGCAGCACAAGGCGCTAGCCGCGATGGTGCGCGATGCGCCGCTTGTCGAAGTGCTCACGCTCGTGTGCCGCGAACTGGAGCAGATCGCGCCCGAGGTCATGGCCTCGGTCGTGCGGGTGGATGCCGACGGCAAGCTGCGTCCGCAAGCCGGGCCCAGTCTGCCGGCGCAATATCACCAGTCCATCGATGGCATCGCTATCGGTCCAACTGTGGGCACGTGCGGGACAGCGGCATTTCTGGCGCGGCCGGTGATCGTGACCGACATCGCCAACGATCCGCGCTGGGCCGATTATCGCCAGATGGCGACCGAGTTCGGGCTGGCGGCGTCGTGGGCGATGCCGATCATCGCCAACGACGGGCGGGTGCTCGGCGTACTCGCGTTCTACTACCGCACCGCACGCGGCCCGGACGCCTTGCATGAGCGGCTGGTCGACGTCTGCGTGCATCTGTGCAAACTCGCCTTCGAGCGCGACGAATCGCGCACGCGCATCCGTCAACTGGCGTTCTCCGACAGTCTGACCGGGCTGCCCAATCGCAGCATGCTCGGCGTGCTCGCCGCACAGGCCATCGCGAGTGCGTCGGAGTTGAACACGCGCATGGCGGTCATCTTCATCGATCTGGATCGCTTCAAGCAGGTCAACGATTCGCTCGGCCATCAGGCAGGCGACGTCTTGCTACGAACGATTGCCCAGCGCCTGCGCCGTTCACTGCGCGGCGCGGATATCGTGGCGCGGCTCTCGGGCGACGAGTTCGTCGCCGTGCTCACCGAATGCGATCCGGAACGGCTCGACATCGCCATCGAGCGCATGCGCACGGCACTCACCGCCCCGTGTCAGGTCGATGGCGTGACGCTCGTGCCGTCGGGCAGTTTCGGCATCAGCCTGTATCCGAATCACGGACGGGAATTCGACATCCTGCTGCAACGCGCGGACATGGCGATGTATCAGGCGAAGATGACGAGCCCGGGGAGCGTGCGCTTTTACCACGAGGACATGAACGTCCACGCGCAAGAACGGCTGGAGCTGGAGACCGCCATGCGCGACGCGCTGCGTCTGGGCAAGCTGCAGTTGTTCTATCAACCGCAGATCAATCTGCTCGACGAGTCGGTGTACGGCGCAGAAGCCCTGTCGCGCTGGACGCACCCGCAGTACGGCGAAGTGCCGCCGTCGCGCTTCATCGCGCTGGCCGAGGAGTGCGGCCTGATCGGCGAACTGGGCACGTGGACGCTGCGCGAATCGTGCCGTCAACTGGCCGACTGGCGGCGGCGCGGTGTCGGTATCGGCAACGTGTCGGTCAATCTGTCGCCAACCAATTTCCACGATCACGACCTGCCGCACACGATTGCCGAAGCGCTGGCCGATCACGAACTGCCACCGTCGTGCCTGGCCATCGAGATCACGGAAAGCGTGCTGATGGATCACAACCCCAGCACGCTGCGCATCATCGAGGAAGTCCACAACTTGGGTGTGCGCCTGTCGATGGACGACTTCGGCACCGGGTATTCGAGTCTCGGCTATCTGCGCCGACTGCCGGTTTCGGAACTGAAACTCGACCGCAGCTTCGTGCACGACATTGCGCGCGACGAAACGGTGCGTGCGCTGACCAATGCGATCATCAGCATCGGTCGCAATCTGCATCTCACCGTCGTGGCCGAAGGGGTGGAAGACGAAGCGCAGCGCGACTTGCTGGTCGCGCAGGGCTATCGCGTGGCGCAGGGGTATCTGTTCTCCCCCGCGCTGCGTGCCGACGATCTGGAGCGTTGGCTCGAGCGCTGGTCAGCCCAGCGACGCTCGCCCGACCCTGTTCAATCCTGA
- a CDS encoding DUF3717 domain-containing protein: protein MKANYSIADIEQAINYWTSHQAADSNLSLCPAARVLANIYGEMIYRRETSVAADALNGEQSRAIETALHQMELGLAP, encoded by the coding sequence ATGAAAGCCAACTATTCCATCGCCGACATCGAGCAGGCGATCAACTACTGGACCAGTCATCAGGCCGCAGACAGCAACCTGTCGTTGTGTCCGGCAGCGCGCGTGTTGGCGAACATCTATGGCGAGATGATCTATCGTCGCGAGACGAGTGTGGCGGCCGATGCCCTGAACGGCGAGCAGAGCCGGGCCATCGAGACGGCCCTGCATCAGATGGAATTGGGGCTGGCGCCTTGA
- a CDS encoding rubredoxin, giving the protein MTTTLDTPTEFKSWICLICGWIYNEAEGAPDDGLAPGTRWADVPADWRCPECDVSKEDFALSEF; this is encoded by the coding sequence ATGACCACCACGCTGGATACCCCGACTGAATTCAAGAGCTGGATCTGCCTGATTTGCGGCTGGATCTACAACGAAGCCGAAGGCGCACCGGACGACGGGCTCGCTCCCGGCACCCGCTGGGCTGATGTGCCCGCCGACTGGCGTTGCCCGGAATGTGACGTGTCCAAAGAAGACTTCGCGCTGTCGGAGTTCTGA
- a CDS encoding sensor domain-containing diguanylate cyclase has product MRIRHWLYAACVSVGVLVACWVAADRTATSLVGDKLAQSVDAGQIVADRVADGMVHAINTDLSMVRAIPSTLADVDLLREVVPAAGGKPAAADVVGRANEFLRGAQSYFGVDRVWVIDASGVCVAASNYRDVPSPLGGSVADMPYVTNALLGDRFERYASGWEHQAPGLYFSAPMYRDGLLIGVVMTKIGLTRLRHWVGSGESFVTDGNGVVIMANDPRFENSFMIDGKLGSLSDAERQALYQRHDFARMPISQFKRAPGRSNAWVPQELLDRMSEFNDLRKPFVISSRPSASNDLIVYAVEGVEAWDALTRQHAKDLALCFLLYLGGAIIVALVAWTYWRERAQHREVRQSNEELRAANNQLAFEASYDELTGSLTRRYFFHRFEQLLEAAQVKNEPMSLIVADLDHFKTINDTYGHAIGDQVLCRFVLVCSSTLRGDDLIGRIGGEEFAILLPGASERDALRVADRIRERCKRESVEGSEPPLQFSASFGITEWQDSDSPMNMVERADMALYRAKRAGRDRCWVF; this is encoded by the coding sequence ATGAGGATAAGGCATTGGCTTTATGCCGCCTGTGTCTCGGTCGGCGTGCTGGTCGCCTGCTGGGTTGCGGCGGATCGCACTGCCACGTCGCTGGTGGGCGATAAGCTTGCGCAAAGCGTCGACGCCGGGCAAATCGTTGCCGACCGGGTCGCCGACGGCATGGTGCACGCCATCAACACGGATTTGTCGATGGTGCGCGCGATTCCCTCGACGCTGGCCGATGTCGACTTGCTGCGCGAGGTCGTGCCCGCGGCGGGTGGCAAGCCGGCTGCGGCGGATGTCGTGGGGCGCGCGAACGAATTCCTGCGCGGTGCACAAAGCTACTTTGGTGTCGACCGCGTGTGGGTGATCGACGCGAGCGGCGTATGTGTCGCCGCCAGCAACTACCGGGACGTTCCGTCACCGCTCGGGGGATCGGTGGCCGACATGCCCTATGTCACGAACGCGCTGCTGGGGGATCGTTTCGAGCGCTATGCGTCGGGCTGGGAGCATCAGGCACCTGGCCTTTATTTCAGCGCGCCGATGTACCGCGACGGATTGCTGATCGGCGTGGTCATGACCAAGATCGGACTGACCCGTCTGCGCCACTGGGTCGGCAGCGGCGAATCGTTCGTGACCGACGGCAACGGCGTCGTCATCATGGCCAACGACCCGCGCTTCGAAAACAGCTTCATGATCGACGGCAAGCTCGGTTCGCTCTCCGACGCCGAGCGGCAGGCGCTTTATCAGCGTCACGATTTCGCACGCATGCCGATTTCGCAATTCAAACGTGCGCCGGGCCGCTCGAACGCCTGGGTGCCGCAGGAGTTGCTCGACCGGATGTCGGAGTTCAATGATCTGCGCAAGCCGTTCGTGATTTCGTCGCGCCCGAGCGCGAGCAACGATCTGATCGTCTACGCGGTGGAAGGCGTCGAGGCGTGGGACGCCCTCACGCGTCAGCACGCCAAGGATCTGGCGCTGTGCTTTCTGTTGTATCTGGGCGGCGCGATCATCGTGGCGCTGGTCGCGTGGACGTATTGGCGCGAGCGGGCGCAGCATCGTGAGGTGCGTCAGTCGAACGAGGAGTTGCGCGCGGCGAACAACCAACTGGCGTTCGAAGCCAGCTACGACGAACTCACGGGCAGCCTGACCCGCCGTTACTTCTTCCACCGCTTCGAGCAACTGCTGGAAGCCGCGCAAGTCAAGAACGAGCCGATGAGCCTCATCGTCGCCGATCTCGACCATTTCAAGACGATCAACGACACTTATGGACACGCGATTGGCGACCAGGTGCTGTGTCGTTTCGTGCTGGTGTGCTCGTCGACGTTGCGTGGCGACGATCTGATCGGACGCATCGGCGGCGAGGAGTTCGCCATCTTGCTGCCGGGCGCGAGCGAACGCGACGCGCTGCGTGTCGCCGACCGGATTCGCGAGCGTTGCAAGCGTGAATCGGTGGAAGGGAGCGAGCCGCCACTGCAGTTCTCCGCGAGCTTCGGCATTACCGAGTGGCAGGATTCGGATTCGCCGATGAACATGGTCGAGCGCGCAGATATGGCGCTGTATCGCGCCAAGCGCGCCGGGCGCGACCGCTGCTGGGTCTTCTGA